A single region of the Rhipicephalus microplus isolate Deutch F79 chromosome 10, USDA_Rmic, whole genome shotgun sequence genome encodes:
- the frc gene encoding UDP-sugar transporter UST74c fringe connection isoform X1, translated as MDDPLVTRISPRAKVLSALFYGVVSFLIIIINKVVLTTYGFPSPHFLGVGQMVITIILIWALRQAGFIDFPNISMATCAKILPLPIFFGANLVCGLGGTQKISLPMFTALRRFSILMTMIGEYLVLRKRPQTGVVISVFAMVGGAMIAACKDLSFDVGGYTLVLLNDFFTAANIICVRKVVDAKDLTNYELLFYNALLMVAPLAFLSWAIGDLTMALEYPRWLEPGFLGAFLCSCLMGFMIMYATVLCTAYNSALTTTIIGCLKNIMTTYVGMYIGGDYIFNLSNFVGLNISVGGSLLYSYLTFIQKQSNQQMPTTQSK; from the exons ATGGACGATCCGCTTGTAACCAGGATCAGCCCTCGGGCCAAGGTGCTTTCCGCTCTCTTCTACGGCGTCGTCTCGTTCCTCATCATTATTATCAACAAAGTCGTGCTCACTACCTACGG GTTTCCTTCGCCGCATTTCTTGGGGGTGGGTCAG ATGGTTATTACCATTATCCTGATATGGGCATTAAGGCAAGCAGGGTTTATAGACTTTCCAAATATATCGATGGCCACGTGTGCTAAG ATACTGCCGCTTCCCATATTCTTTGGAGCCAATCTAGTGTGTGGCTTGGGAGGCACACAAAAAATTAG CTTGCCAATGTTCACAGCATTACGTAGGTTTTCCATTCTCATGACTATGATCGGGGAATACCTGGTGCTGAG GAAAAGGCCTCAGACAGGTGTCGTGATCTCTGTGTTTGCCATGGTGGGAGGTGCAATGATAGCCGCGTG CAAAGACCTGTCCTTCGATGTTGGCGGCTACACGCTAGTCCTGCTCAATGATTTCTTCACTGCGGCCAACATCATATGCGTTCGCAAGGTTGTCGACGCCAAG GACCTCACAAATTACGAACTGCTCTTCTACAATGCCTTGCTCATGGTGGCACCCCTGGCTTTTCTGTCGTGGGCCATTGGTGACCTGACAATG gcgCTGGAGTACCCGCGATGGCTGGAGCCTGGATTTCTGGGTGCCTTTCTTTGTTCCTGTCTGATGGGCTTTATGATAATGTACGCCACGGTGCTGTGCACTGcgtataactctgctctcaccACTACCATCATCGGCTGCCTAAAG aacATAATGACCACCTATGTCGGAATGTACATTggtggtgactacatcttcaaTCTTTCCAACTTTGTGGGCCTTAATATTAG CGTTGGCGGAAGCCTGCTGTATTCTTATCTCACCTTCATTCAGAAGCAGAGCAACCAACAGATGCCAACAACACAGTCAAA ATGA
- the frc gene encoding UDP-sugar transporter UST74c fringe connection isoform X2 has product MDDPLVTRISPRAKVLSALFYGVVSFLIIIINKVVLTTYGFPSPHFLGVGQMVITIILIWALRQAGFIDFPNISMATCAKILPLPIFFGANLVCGLGGTQKISLPMFTALRRFSILMTMIGEYLVLRKRPQTGVVISVFAMVGGAMIAACKDLSFDVGGYTLVLLNDFFTAANIICVRKVVDAKDLTNYELLFYNALLMVAPLAFLSWAIGDLTMALEYPRWLEPGFLGAFLCSCLMGFMIMYATVLCTAYNSALTTTIIGCLKRWRKPAVFLSHLHSEAEQPTDANNTVKMMPGVSS; this is encoded by the exons ATGGACGATCCGCTTGTAACCAGGATCAGCCCTCGGGCCAAGGTGCTTTCCGCTCTCTTCTACGGCGTCGTCTCGTTCCTCATCATTATTATCAACAAAGTCGTGCTCACTACCTACGG GTTTCCTTCGCCGCATTTCTTGGGGGTGGGTCAG ATGGTTATTACCATTATCCTGATATGGGCATTAAGGCAAGCAGGGTTTATAGACTTTCCAAATATATCGATGGCCACGTGTGCTAAG ATACTGCCGCTTCCCATATTCTTTGGAGCCAATCTAGTGTGTGGCTTGGGAGGCACACAAAAAATTAG CTTGCCAATGTTCACAGCATTACGTAGGTTTTCCATTCTCATGACTATGATCGGGGAATACCTGGTGCTGAG GAAAAGGCCTCAGACAGGTGTCGTGATCTCTGTGTTTGCCATGGTGGGAGGTGCAATGATAGCCGCGTG CAAAGACCTGTCCTTCGATGTTGGCGGCTACACGCTAGTCCTGCTCAATGATTTCTTCACTGCGGCCAACATCATATGCGTTCGCAAGGTTGTCGACGCCAAG GACCTCACAAATTACGAACTGCTCTTCTACAATGCCTTGCTCATGGTGGCACCCCTGGCTTTTCTGTCGTGGGCCATTGGTGACCTGACAATG gcgCTGGAGTACCCGCGATGGCTGGAGCCTGGATTTCTGGGTGCCTTTCTTTGTTCCTGTCTGATGGGCTTTATGATAATGTACGCCACGGTGCTGTGCACTGcgtataactctgctctcaccACTACCATCATCGGCTGCCTAAAG CGTTGGCGGAAGCCTGCTGTATTCTTATCTCACCTTCATTCAGAAGCAGAGCAACCAACAGATGCCAACAACACAGTCAAA ATGATGCCTGGTGTATCAAGTTGA